In Aegilops tauschii subsp. strangulata cultivar AL8/78 chromosome 3, Aet v6.0, whole genome shotgun sequence, one genomic interval encodes:
- the LOC109749192 gene encoding uncharacterized protein: MTSPISSKDKFYEKVINPYLPEVMKHPQANEMREGVLHIRGVQGPKKTGSMETRLEEVEQEIFRCQGMVERGLNANHSMITEFTRDHKLDNENIGEAMFKLHERIEHLQAQIYDLQNQNCEYESRFNRMSLAIDFRIP, encoded by the coding sequence ATGACGTCTCCAATTTCATCCAAGGACAAGTTCTACGAGAAGGTCATCAATCCCTACCTTCCGGAGGTGATGAAACACCCTCAAGCCaatgagatgcgtgagggggtgcttcACATTCGGGGTGTTCAAGGGCCAAAGAAGACCGGAAGCATGGAGACCAGGCTCGAGGAGGTGGAGCAGGAAATCTTCAggtgccaagggatggtggaacgcggactcaacgccaaccactCCATGATCACGGAATTCACCCGTGATCACAAGCTGGACAACGAAAATATTGGAGAAGCCATGTTCAAGCTTCACGAGCGAATTGAGCACCTCCAAGCACAGATCTATGACCTACAAAACCAAAATTGTGAGTATGAGTCCAGATTTAATAGAATGAGTTTAGCTATAGATTTCAGGATTCCATAG